The Nocardia arthritidis genome has a window encoding:
- a CDS encoding NAD(P)-dependent alcohol dehydrogenase: MKAIVQERYGAPDVLTLRDVPVPQPGADEVRVRVHAASVNAYDWHVLRGDPRVMRLISPTCGLRGPKRPIRGRDFAGRVTAVGSAVTLLRVGDEVYGDLGEADGAFAEYVCAPAELVDIKPAGLTFEQAAAVPLAGITALMGLRDVGQVRPGQQVLINGASGGVGTFAVQLAKAFGAQVTGVCSTRNAELVRSLGADDIVDYTREDFAANGKRYDIVFDLVANRSLGALKNALRPEGVLVISGGGVFTGGSFLGPIALSIKGQLAARFGRVRARQLMEKPGRDKLATLRELIESGSVRPVIDRTYPLDRAPDAIRYLESEHARAKVVLTV, from the coding sequence ATGAAGGCGATCGTGCAGGAGCGCTACGGCGCGCCGGATGTCCTGACGCTGCGCGATGTTCCGGTTCCGCAGCCGGGAGCCGACGAGGTGCGGGTCAGGGTGCACGCCGCGAGCGTGAACGCATACGACTGGCATGTGCTGCGCGGCGATCCCCGGGTGATGCGGCTGATTTCACCGACCTGTGGGCTGCGCGGACCCAAACGCCCGATCCGCGGCCGGGATTTCGCGGGCCGGGTCACCGCGGTGGGCAGCGCGGTCACGCTGTTGCGGGTCGGCGACGAGGTATACGGCGACCTGGGCGAGGCGGATGGCGCGTTCGCCGAATATGTTTGCGCCCCAGCGGAACTCGTCGATATCAAACCGGCCGGACTGACGTTCGAGCAGGCGGCGGCGGTGCCGCTGGCCGGTATCACCGCGCTCATGGGCCTGCGCGATGTCGGGCAGGTACGGCCGGGCCAGCAGGTGCTGATCAACGGCGCATCGGGTGGCGTCGGCACATTCGCCGTACAACTGGCCAAGGCGTTCGGGGCACAGGTCACCGGCGTGTGCAGCACCCGCAATGCCGAGCTGGTGCGCTCACTCGGCGCCGACGATATCGTCGACTACACCCGAGAAGACTTCGCCGCCAACGGAAAACGCTACGACATAGTCTTCGACCTGGTAGCCAATCGCTCGCTCGGCGCACTGAAGAACGCGCTGCGGCCCGAGGGCGTACTCGTCATATCCGGCGGCGGCGTCTTCACCGGCGGCAGCTTCCTCGGGCCGATTGCGCTGTCCATCAAGGGCCAGTTGGCGGCGCGCTTCGGCCGGGTGCGGGCACGGCAACTGATGGAGAAGCCGGGGCGGGACAAACTCGCGACACTGCGCGAACTCATCGAATCCGGAAGCGTAAGACCGGTTATCGACCGCACCTACCCGCTGGACCGGGCGCCCGATGCGATCCGCTACCTGGAATCCGAACACGCGCGCGCGAAAGTGGTTCTCACCGTGTGA
- a CDS encoding family 2A encapsulin nanocompartment cargo protein cysteine desulfurase, whose protein sequence is MTTHRSTGSEPDGAVPGVDGAVPGVDGVVPPAADVALPGLDGAVPSWLPDEATLNRLAGEFFSGLPGAAPQQFGTEAVPGADRFGLVPQHLSAPPGQPAQPGFDSRPPTPGLAGSAIEPEVPEGIAGTDPFGIVPQDVPEFAPRVPTPTGFDTALPALPIPAIASAPRHAQSAGFYFLTEPNPYRAAAPANSAPDFYFLDGASERRRVASTDPHPIFDVNAVRRDFPILQERINGYPLAWFDNAATTQKPQAVIDRLSYFYRHENSNIHRAAHELAARSTDAYENARAIIARFLGAASAEQIVFVRGATEGINFVAQTWGRKHIREGDEILISHLEHHANIVPWQMLAAETGALLKVIPVDDTGQLRMDEYTRLLSDKTKLVAVAHVSNALGTITPVEEIVAQAKRAGAVTLIDGAQSVPHTRIDVTGLGTDFFVFSGHKLYGPTGIGAVYGAAEVLRDLPPWQGGGNMITDVTLEHSTYQPPPARFEAGTGNIADAVGLGAAIEYVERIGIENIAAYEHFLLEYATAGLREVPGLRLIGTAEAKASVMSFVLDGYQPDQVGRALNEKGIAVRAGHHCAQPILRRFGLEATVRPSLAFYNTCAEVDRLVAALHQLSADAGNR, encoded by the coding sequence ATGACTACGCACCGCAGTACCGGAAGTGAGCCGGACGGCGCCGTCCCCGGTGTGGACGGCGCCGTTCCCGGCGTCGACGGTGTTGTGCCCCCGGCAGCCGACGTCGCGCTGCCGGGCCTCGATGGCGCGGTGCCGAGCTGGCTGCCCGACGAGGCGACGCTGAACCGGCTTGCCGGAGAGTTTTTTTCGGGGCTGCCCGGCGCCGCGCCGCAGCAATTCGGCACCGAGGCGGTGCCGGGCGCGGACCGGTTCGGACTTGTGCCGCAACACCTTTCGGCTCCGCCCGGACAACCTGCGCAGCCCGGCTTCGATTCCCGGCCGCCGACGCCCGGGCTCGCGGGCAGCGCGATCGAACCCGAGGTGCCCGAGGGTATCGCCGGTACCGACCCGTTCGGCATTGTGCCGCAAGATGTTCCGGAGTTCGCGCCGCGCGTGCCGACGCCCACCGGGTTCGATACCGCGCTGCCCGCCCTGCCGATCCCGGCGATCGCCTCGGCGCCGCGGCACGCCCAGTCGGCCGGGTTCTATTTCCTCACCGAGCCGAATCCGTATCGTGCTGCGGCACCGGCGAATTCGGCGCCGGATTTCTATTTCCTCGACGGCGCCTCCGAGCGCCGCCGGGTGGCCTCGACCGATCCGCATCCGATCTTCGATGTGAACGCGGTGCGCCGGGATTTCCCGATCCTGCAGGAGCGGATCAACGGATATCCGCTGGCCTGGTTCGACAATGCCGCGACAACGCAGAAGCCACAGGCGGTGATCGACCGGCTGAGTTACTTCTATCGGCACGAGAATTCGAATATCCACCGAGCCGCGCACGAGCTGGCGGCACGGTCCACCGACGCGTATGAGAACGCCCGCGCCATCATCGCCCGCTTCCTCGGTGCGGCGTCGGCCGAGCAGATCGTCTTCGTGCGCGGCGCGACCGAGGGCATCAACTTCGTCGCGCAAACATGGGGCCGCAAGCATATTCGTGAAGGCGACGAGATCCTCATCTCGCACCTGGAACATCACGCGAATATCGTGCCGTGGCAGATGCTCGCCGCCGAGACCGGTGCGCTGCTGAAGGTGATCCCGGTGGACGATACGGGGCAGCTGCGCATGGACGAGTACACCAGGCTGCTCTCCGACAAGACCAAACTCGTTGCGGTGGCCCATGTTTCGAATGCGCTCGGCACCATAACGCCGGTCGAGGAGATCGTGGCGCAGGCCAAGCGGGCCGGTGCGGTGACGCTGATCGACGGTGCGCAATCCGTGCCGCACACCAGGATCGACGTCACCGGACTCGGCACCGATTTCTTCGTCTTCTCCGGGCACAAGCTGTACGGGCCGACCGGAATCGGCGCGGTGTACGGCGCGGCCGAGGTGCTGCGTGATCTGCCGCCATGGCAGGGCGGCGGCAATATGATCACCGATGTCACGCTGGAACATTCGACCTATCAGCCGCCGCCCGCGCGTTTCGAGGCGGGCACCGGAAATATCGCCGATGCGGTGGGTCTCGGCGCGGCCATCGAATACGTCGAGCGCATCGGCATCGAAAATATCGCGGCCTACGAGCATTTCCTGCTCGAGTACGCCACGGCGGGGTTGCGCGAGGTGCCGGGGCTGCGGCTGATCGGCACCGCCGAGGCGAAGGCGAGCGTGATGTCGTTCGTGCTCGACGGCTATCAACCCGATCAGGTCGGCAGGGCGTTGAACGAGAAGGGCATCGCCGTGCGCGCCGGACACCATTGCGCCCAACCGATTCTGCGGCGCTTCGGGCTGGAGGCGACGGTCCGGCCGTCGCTGGCGTTCTATAACACCTGCGCGGAGGTGGATCGGCTGGTCGCCGCGCTGCACCAGCTGTCAGCCGACGCCGGAAACCGGTAG
- a CDS encoding mandelate racemase/muconate lactonizing enzyme family protein, which translates to MKIKDIRASVHTTSISVPLMSEQVRGYGREEQKEFVFCEVETDQGLTGVALTGHFLARSVVVALERHFLPVVRDMDPTETEAIHQKVWRTLNPRTMTGVVSSALSLLDIALWDIKGKIAGRSVASLLGGARTEVPIYVTFGFPQYDRETLAAAARLQLDQGVRALKLVVAVDKGGWREDAARVRAVRAEVGDDIDLMIDANYLFTPVEAGFLCRAVEDVGLTWFEEPLHQNDARAMADLRRHTRIPLAAGQMEGHRWRLRELVEHQAVDILQPNVCYCGGFTEARKAAHLAQIYNLPLAHGGGWPLFNLHTLAGLMNGWILEWHLGMVQVGELLFPDAPKPVDGRIAVPDRPGLGLTVDRAALRETLVPDL; encoded by the coding sequence ATGAAAATCAAGGACATCCGGGCCAGCGTGCATACCACATCGATCTCGGTGCCGCTGATGAGCGAACAGGTCAGGGGCTACGGCCGCGAGGAGCAGAAGGAATTCGTCTTCTGCGAGGTGGAAACCGATCAGGGGCTCACCGGCGTCGCGCTCACCGGACATTTCCTCGCCAGATCCGTGGTGGTCGCGCTGGAGCGGCACTTCCTGCCGGTCGTGCGGGACATGGATCCGACGGAGACCGAGGCCATCCACCAAAAGGTCTGGCGCACACTGAATCCGCGCACGATGACGGGCGTGGTGTCCAGCGCCCTTTCGCTGCTCGACATCGCGCTGTGGGATATCAAGGGCAAGATCGCCGGGCGTTCGGTGGCCAGCCTGCTCGGCGGCGCGCGCACCGAGGTGCCCATCTACGTGACGTTCGGATTCCCGCAGTACGACCGGGAAACGCTGGCCGCCGCCGCTCGGCTGCAACTGGATCAGGGTGTGCGCGCGCTGAAACTCGTTGTGGCCGTTGACAAGGGCGGCTGGAGGGAGGACGCGGCGCGCGTCCGTGCGGTGCGGGCGGAGGTCGGTGACGACATCGATCTGATGATCGACGCCAACTACCTGTTCACTCCGGTCGAGGCCGGATTCCTCTGTCGCGCCGTGGAAGATGTCGGCCTGACGTGGTTCGAGGAACCGCTACACCAGAACGACGCGCGCGCCATGGCGGATCTGCGGCGGCACACCCGAATTCCGCTGGCGGCCGGGCAGATGGAGGGCCATCGCTGGCGGCTGCGCGAGCTGGTCGAACATCAGGCCGTCGACATCCTGCAGCCGAATGTCTGCTACTGCGGCGGATTCACCGAGGCGCGCAAGGCCGCCCACCTCGCGCAGATCTACAACCTGCCGCTGGCGCACGGCGGCGGCTGGCCACTGTTCAACCTGCACACCCTGGCCGGGCTGATGAACGGCTGGATCCTGGAGTGGCATCTGGGCATGGTGCAGGTGGGCGAACTGCTCTTCCCCGACGCGCCGAAACCGGTGGACGGTCGCATCGCCGTGCCGGACCGGCCGGGCCTCGGCCTGACCGTCGACCGCGCCGCGCTGCGCGAAACCCTCGTGCCGGATCTGTGA
- a CDS encoding TetR/AcrR family transcriptional regulator → MGFQRARSEEQRQARRRTILDTAAAMLADRPVADIGLNELARCVGLAKSNVLRYFESREAVLLELLDLTYREWLAELRPKLSGATGELPARRKWVIDAVVSTLVAKPMLCELWSSQAAVLERNVSPEVAARFKRSWLAATAELSELVRGALPELGPDDAMKFAGVLVFSAGSLWSHTNPSAAMLTAYERNPDLAAVRLDFATALTELLTVIAKGVLAPE, encoded by the coding sequence ATGGGTTTCCAACGGGCACGCAGCGAGGAGCAGCGCCAGGCGCGCAGACGCACGATTCTGGATACCGCGGCCGCCATGCTCGCCGACCGTCCGGTGGCCGATATCGGCCTCAACGAGCTGGCCAGGTGTGTCGGGCTGGCGAAATCGAATGTGCTGCGCTACTTCGAATCCCGGGAGGCGGTGCTGCTGGAGCTGCTGGACCTGACCTACCGGGAATGGCTGGCGGAGTTGCGGCCCAAGCTGTCCGGCGCCACGGGCGAATTGCCCGCCCGGCGCAAGTGGGTGATCGACGCGGTGGTGTCGACCCTGGTCGCGAAGCCGATGCTGTGCGAGCTCTGGAGTTCCCAGGCCGCCGTGCTGGAGCGCAATGTGTCGCCCGAGGTCGCGGCCCGCTTCAAACGCTCCTGGCTCGCCGCCACCGCGGAGCTGTCCGAACTGGTGCGCGGCGCGCTACCTGAGCTCGGCCCCGACGATGCGATGAAATTCGCTGGGGTGCTTGTCTTTTCGGCGGGCAGCCTGTGGAGCCACACCAATCCGTCGGCGGCCATGCTGACCGCGTACGAGCGGAATCCGGACCTGGCCGCCGTCCGCCTCGACTTCGCCACCGCGCTCACCGAACTGCTGACCGTTATCGCGAAGGGAGTGCTCGCGCCGGAGTGA
- a CDS encoding GntR family transcriptional regulator: MPEHTEAMSALQRRVAERPSLLGLIAEELERMIITGALKGGDRINESALALRLGVSRGPVREACRQLERGRLVEFRTNRGMFVREISIDEAAQLYDIRAGLFGLAGRLAAERVTPEQVAELRKAVRRLEKAIPKVDDYYPGNVDLHRELVALSSNPRLCQLYDDISKELHLFRRHGLETATARRTSNAQHAEILDRLAAGDTAAGTLMEAHIRSGKERMLAASGD, translated from the coding sequence ATGCCGGAGCACACGGAAGCAATGAGCGCGCTACAGCGCCGGGTCGCCGAGCGCCCATCCCTACTCGGCCTGATCGCCGAGGAATTGGAGCGAATGATCATCACCGGCGCACTGAAGGGCGGCGACCGGATCAACGAATCCGCGCTGGCTCTGCGGCTCGGGGTGAGCCGGGGCCCGGTGCGCGAGGCCTGCCGTCAGCTGGAACGCGGCAGGCTCGTCGAATTCCGCACCAACCGCGGCATGTTCGTGCGCGAGATCTCCATCGACGAGGCCGCCCAGCTCTACGACATCCGGGCCGGCTTGTTCGGGCTCGCGGGCCGGCTCGCCGCCGAACGCGTCACCCCCGAGCAGGTCGCCGAGCTCCGAAAGGCGGTGCGGCGGCTCGAAAAAGCCATCCCGAAGGTGGACGACTACTACCCGGGCAATGTCGATCTGCACCGCGAACTCGTGGCACTGTCCAGCAATCCGCGCCTGTGCCAGCTCTACGACGATATCTCCAAGGAACTGCACCTGTTCCGGCGGCACGGGCTCGAAACCGCAACCGCCAGGCGTACTTCCAATGCGCAGCACGCCGAGATCCTGGACCGGCTCGCGGCCGGCGACACCGCGGCGGGCACGCTGATGGAGGCGCATATCCGCTCCGGCAAGGAGCGCATGCTCGCCGCATCCGGTGACTGA
- the hemC gene encoding hydroxymethylbilane synthase: MSRVIRIATRSSPMALAQAEQVAGLLAAAGAESELVKVTTAGDRWMGDLSKLGGKGAFVKEIDRALLDREADLAVHCLKDIPGDIPVPEGLAFAGYLPRDDIHDAVISRSGAPLAELPAGAVVGTSSVRRTAQLLLHYPHLTVKPLRGNVNTRLARLEDGYVDVLIAAVSGLHRVGRADSITETLDLETMCPPIGAGIIALHCRADDTEMLDLAKRFDHPETRRLADAERAMLHALQGHCNSPIAGFARTEPTGRLTLYGKVFSADGSRWLDSHQWGVPEEPQALGFFVGADLLRQGARAIIDAIPH; this comes from the coding sequence ATGTCGCGCGTCATTCGCATCGCCACCCGGTCCAGTCCGATGGCGCTGGCGCAGGCGGAGCAGGTGGCCGGGTTGCTGGCCGCGGCGGGCGCCGAGAGCGAACTGGTCAAGGTCACCACGGCGGGCGACCGCTGGATGGGCGACCTGTCGAAGCTCGGCGGGAAGGGCGCGTTCGTCAAGGAGATCGATCGCGCCCTGCTCGACCGCGAGGCCGATCTGGCGGTGCACTGCCTCAAGGACATTCCCGGCGATATCCCGGTGCCGGAGGGGCTCGCCTTCGCCGGATATCTGCCGCGCGACGATATCCACGACGCGGTGATCAGCCGGTCCGGCGCACCGCTCGCCGAGCTGCCCGCTGGCGCCGTCGTCGGGACGAGTTCGGTGCGCCGCACCGCGCAACTGCTGCTGCACTACCCGCACCTGACCGTGAAACCGTTGCGCGGCAACGTGAATACCCGGTTGGCCCGGCTGGAGGACGGGTACGTCGACGTGCTGATCGCGGCGGTGTCCGGATTGCACCGGGTGGGCCGGGCCGACAGCATCACCGAAACGCTGGACCTGGAGACCATGTGCCCGCCCATCGGCGCGGGCATCATCGCATTGCATTGCCGGGCCGATGACACCGAAATGCTGGATCTGGCAAAGCGATTCGATCATCCGGAGACGAGGCGGCTGGCCGATGCGGAGCGGGCGATGCTGCATGCGCTGCAGGGGCACTGCAATTCGCCGATCGCCGGATTCGCGCGCACCGAGCCCACCGGCCGACTGACCTTGTACGGCAAGGTTTTCAGCGCCGATGGCAGCCGCTGGCTGGATTCACACCAGTGGGGTGTGCCGGAGGAGCCGCAGGCGCTCGGCTTCTTCGTCGGCGCCGATCTGCTGCGCCAGGGCGCCCGTGCCATTATCGACGCGATACCGCACTGA
- a CDS encoding SDR family oxidoreductase produces MFEIPDQTGKTIVVTGANSGLGKEATARLAGAGAQVIMAVRTPAKGEAAKAEILDRHPAAKLEVRRLDLAELASVREFADDLIATGTRLDVLVNNAGVMAPPERHTTADGFELQFGSNFLGPFALTMRLLLQLLRADSPRVVTMSSGFADFGRIRLDDPQFERGYSGYRAYAQSKLADLILSVRLAEIATRRGWPLLSIAAHPGYTRTNLQTTGPNMGRNTALLGMLNAVGMRVMPSMDVAQGVESLLIAATDPAARNGGYYGPTRRFGSVGPAGPVRINRRAQDREVGERLWAMAEQLTGTQLPQ; encoded by the coding sequence ATGTTCGAAATTCCCGATCAAACCGGTAAAACGATCGTCGTCACCGGGGCGAACAGCGGCCTCGGCAAGGAGGCCACCGCCCGGCTCGCCGGTGCGGGCGCGCAGGTGATCATGGCCGTGCGCACCCCCGCCAAGGGTGAGGCGGCCAAGGCCGAAATCCTCGACCGCCACCCCGCCGCCAAGCTGGAGGTCCGCAGGCTCGACCTCGCCGAACTGGCCTCGGTGCGCGAATTCGCCGACGATCTCATCGCCACCGGCACCCGGCTCGACGTGCTGGTCAACAACGCGGGCGTGATGGCCCCGCCCGAACGGCACACCACCGCGGACGGCTTCGAACTCCAATTCGGCAGCAATTTCCTCGGCCCGTTCGCACTCACCATGCGGCTGCTGCTGCAGCTACTGCGCGCGGACAGCCCCCGCGTCGTCACCATGAGCAGCGGCTTCGCCGACTTCGGCCGGATCCGGCTCGACGATCCGCAGTTCGAGCGCGGCTACAGCGGATACCGCGCGTACGCGCAGTCCAAACTGGCCGATCTGATCCTGAGCGTCCGGCTCGCCGAGATCGCCACACGGCGCGGCTGGCCGCTGCTCAGCATCGCGGCCCACCCCGGTTACACCCGCACCAATCTCCAGACCACCGGCCCGAATATGGGTCGTAACACCGCACTTCTCGGAATGCTCAACGCGGTCGGCATGCGGGTCATGCCGTCGATGGATGTGGCGCAGGGTGTCGAATCGCTGCTCATCGCGGCCACCGATCCGGCGGCGCGCAATGGCGGATACTACGGTCCCACTAGGCGTTTCGGCTCTGTCGGCCCTGCCGGACCCGTCCGGATCAACCGGCGCGCACAGGACCGCGAGGTCGGCGAGCGGCTGTGGGCCATGGCCGAACAGCTCACCGGAACCCAACTGCCGCAGTAA